Proteins encoded together in one Aminipila butyrica window:
- a CDS encoding 4Fe-4S dicluster domain-containing protein — MSLLEQVKEAGIVGAGGAGFPTHVKLASKAEYILLNGAECEPLLRVDQQLMALFPDEIIKGFEAAGRQVEAKKAILGIKGKHKDVIDLLEERIKALHVEDYVEIGLLPDIYPAGDEQVLVYELTGRVVPEVGIPIQVGCVVINSETALNIYYAMEGKAVTETYLTLAGDIPQRLTVKVPVGTPIIDVLKLSGIENFDDYTVIDGGPMMGPVMAGTDGYVTKKTKGFVILKKHHLLIQRKSASKEQSKRINRATCEQCRMCTDMCPRYLIGHDMQPHKMMRALGYKSDNLEEKGIAQLCCQCNLCELFACPIGLYPKAANNYFRDMLLEKGMRYKPTKDVFEARGPREMRKLPSKRLIARIGLRDFDKPAPMAECPLQVQEVHIATRQHVGAPAEAVVQVGDRVEVGQKIGQIPADSLGAAIHASISGTVTECGNGYIAIRRG, encoded by the coding sequence ATGAGTCTTCTTGAACAAGTAAAAGAAGCCGGCATCGTTGGTGCAGGTGGAGCAGGATTTCCGACCCATGTGAAATTAGCGTCAAAAGCAGAATATATCCTTCTAAACGGAGCGGAATGCGAGCCGCTTCTACGAGTAGACCAGCAGCTGATGGCTCTGTTTCCAGACGAGATTATCAAAGGCTTTGAAGCCGCAGGCAGACAGGTGGAAGCAAAGAAAGCCATCCTCGGAATAAAAGGAAAACACAAAGACGTCATTGACCTATTGGAAGAACGAATTAAAGCCCTGCACGTAGAGGATTACGTAGAAATTGGTCTGCTGCCAGATATTTATCCGGCGGGGGACGAGCAGGTGCTGGTATATGAGCTGACTGGACGGGTGGTACCAGAAGTAGGCATTCCGATTCAGGTAGGCTGCGTGGTAATCAACTCGGAGACAGCCCTCAACATCTACTACGCCATGGAGGGAAAAGCGGTAACGGAAACGTATCTGACCTTGGCGGGAGATATCCCTCAGCGGTTGACCGTAAAAGTACCAGTTGGAACACCAATTATTGATGTACTCAAGCTCAGCGGCATTGAAAACTTCGATGACTACACCGTTATCGACGGCGGTCCGATGATGGGACCGGTAATGGCCGGAACAGATGGCTATGTGACGAAGAAGACAAAAGGCTTTGTGATCTTGAAGAAACATCACCTGCTGATTCAGCGCAAGTCTGCCTCGAAAGAGCAGAGCAAGCGAATCAATCGGGCCACCTGCGAGCAGTGCAGAATGTGTACGGACATGTGTCCGAGATATCTGATAGGTCACGATATGCAGCCCCATAAAATGATGCGGGCTTTAGGCTATAAATCCGATAACCTGGAGGAAAAGGGCATCGCTCAGTTATGCTGTCAGTGCAACCTATGTGAGCTGTTTGCCTGTCCGATTGGCCTGTATCCGAAAGCAGCCAACAACTACTTCCGGGACATGCTGTTAGAGAAGGGGATGCGGTATAAGCCGACCAAGGACGTATTTGAAGCCAGAGGCCCAAGAGAAATGCGCAAGCTGCCAAGTAAGCGCCTGATTGCTAGAATTGGCCTTCGAGACTTTGATAAGCCGGCACCGATGGCAGAATGTCCTTTGCAGGTCCAGGAAGTGCACATCGCTACCCGGCAGCATGTAGGTGCACCGGCAGAAGCGGTGGTACAGGTAGGCGACCGAGTAGAGGTTGGACAGAAGATTGGACAGATTCCAGCAGATAGTCTGGGAGCTGCCATTCATGCAAGCATTTCCGGGACGGTAACCGAATGCGGCAATGGATACATTGCAATAAGGAGGGGTTAA
- a CDS encoding 3-hydroxyacyl-CoA dehydrogenase family protein, whose protein sequence is MSVKKLFIIGAGFMGMGIAQTAITRGIQVMVNDISDANLAKGRKTVETLLQKSVKKGKMTESAMEEALALLSLTTSVSDCKDADFIIEAAPENENLKVSLIKEVDKYAKAEAIISSNTSSISITTLASCLKDPSRFVGMHFFSPVPLIHLLEVVKGLQTSQATMDATTAFGEQLGKTGIVSKDEPGFIVNRMLIPMLNEAFILIERGIGSIEEIDLGMRKGLNHPMGPLELVDMIGIDVELAVMEVLYSEIGDPKYRPAVLLRRMVAAGNLGRKTGRGFYIYHEDGTRTPNTELM, encoded by the coding sequence ATGAGTGTTAAAAAATTATTTATTATAGGTGCCGGTTTCATGGGCATGGGTATCGCCCAGACGGCCATCACACGGGGAATCCAAGTGATGGTCAACGACATCTCTGATGCAAACCTGGCCAAAGGACGCAAGACAGTAGAAACATTGCTGCAAAAAAGCGTTAAAAAAGGTAAAATGACGGAAAGTGCCATGGAAGAAGCTTTGGCTCTCCTGTCTCTTACTACCTCCGTTTCCGACTGTAAGGATGCGGACTTCATCATTGAAGCGGCTCCAGAAAACGAAAATTTGAAGGTATCCTTAATAAAGGAAGTGGATAAATACGCAAAAGCAGAGGCAATCATCTCCAGCAATACGTCTTCCATTTCCATCACTACGCTGGCAAGCTGCCTGAAAGATCCATCCCGCTTTGTGGGCATGCACTTTTTCAGTCCTGTACCATTGATTCATTTGCTAGAAGTAGTTAAAGGCCTGCAAACCAGCCAGGCGACCATGGATGCGACCACCGCTTTTGGTGAGCAGCTGGGCAAAACCGGCATCGTTTCCAAGGACGAGCCAGGCTTTATCGTAAACCGCATGCTGATTCCGATGTTAAACGAGGCTTTCATCCTGATTGAACGTGGAATCGGCAGCATTGAAGAAATCGACCTGGGCATGCGCAAGGGACTGAATCACCCTATGGGCCCACTGGAACTGGTTGACATGATTGGTATCGACGTAGAACTGGCCGTTATGGAAGTTCTATACAGCGAAATCGGCGATCCGAAATACCGGCCTGCTGTTCTGCTCCGCCGGATGGTGGCAGCAGGAAATCTGGGCCGCAAGACGGGCCGCGGTTTCTATATCTATCATGAAGATGGTACCCGCACACCGAATACCGAACTGATGTAA
- a CDS encoding oleate hydratase yields the protein MYYSNGNYEAFAKPEKPQGVDNKSAYLVGSGLASLAAACFLVRDGQMKGERIHILEELSLPGGACDGIRDQEKGFIIRGGREMENHFECLWDLFRSIPSLETEGASVLDEFYWLNKKDPNYSLMRATVNRGEDAHTDGKFGLTEKASMEILKLFFTIDEDLYDKKVSDLFSQEFFDSNFWLYWRTMFAFEDWHSALEMKLYVQRFIHHIGGLPDFSALKFTKYNQYESLILPMIKYLEAHQVDFQYDVKVTDVVFDMIAGKKEARTISCLRNGAKDAISLTENDLVFVTNGSCIENAAFGDQNHPPEFRIADGGCWNLWRNIAKQDPAFGKPDKFCTNTQATNWESATVTTLDDKIPPYIQKICKRDPFSGRVVTGGIITAKDSNWLLSYTLNRQPHFKEQPKDQLVVWVYGLFTDVPGNYVKKPMRECTGKEITEEWLYHMGVPEAEIPKLAAESARSIPCMMPYITAFFMPRAAGDRPKVVPEGCTNFAFIGQFADTVRDTVFTTEYSVRTAMEAVYTLLNVDRGVPEVFNSCYDVRVLLDSTCKLMDGKKVIDMKLPFIANLAKKTVLKKISGTVIEELLKKYNAI from the coding sequence ATGTATTATAGCAATGGAAATTATGAGGCCTTTGCCAAACCGGAGAAGCCCCAGGGAGTAGACAACAAATCGGCGTATCTGGTGGGGTCGGGGTTGGCCTCTCTGGCGGCTGCTTGCTTTCTGGTTCGGGATGGACAGATGAAGGGGGAGCGAATCCATATTTTAGAGGAACTGTCTTTGCCGGGAGGCGCCTGTGACGGTATCCGAGATCAGGAAAAAGGGTTTATCATCCGTGGAGGCCGAGAGATGGAAAACCATTTTGAATGTTTGTGGGATTTGTTTCGGTCGATTCCTTCTTTGGAGACCGAGGGCGCGTCCGTATTGGACGAGTTTTACTGGCTGAACAAAAAGGATCCGAACTATTCCCTTATGCGGGCTACGGTCAACAGAGGCGAGGATGCCCATACGGATGGTAAATTTGGCTTGACGGAGAAGGCCTCCATGGAGATCCTCAAGCTCTTCTTTACTATAGACGAAGATCTGTATGACAAAAAGGTATCGGATTTATTTTCTCAGGAATTCTTTGATTCGAACTTTTGGTTATACTGGCGGACGATGTTTGCCTTTGAAGACTGGCACAGCGCCTTGGAGATGAAGCTGTATGTGCAGAGGTTTATCCATCACATCGGCGGGCTGCCAGATTTTTCTGCGTTGAAATTCACGAAGTATAACCAGTATGAGTCCCTGATCTTGCCGATGATTAAATACCTGGAGGCCCATCAAGTAGACTTCCAGTATGATGTGAAAGTTACCGACGTCGTCTTCGACATGATAGCGGGGAAGAAAGAAGCCAGAACCATAAGTTGCCTGCGGAACGGGGCTAAGGATGCCATTTCTCTGACCGAAAATGATCTGGTTTTTGTCACCAATGGAAGCTGCATCGAAAATGCCGCCTTTGGAGACCAGAATCATCCGCCGGAATTCCGCATTGCAGACGGTGGCTGCTGGAACTTGTGGCGGAACATCGCTAAGCAGGATCCGGCTTTTGGAAAACCGGACAAGTTCTGCACCAATACGCAGGCCACCAACTGGGAATCTGCTACCGTGACCACCCTAGATGATAAAATCCCTCCTTACATCCAAAAAATATGCAAGAGAGATCCGTTCAGCGGCCGGGTTGTCACCGGTGGTATCATTACGGCTAAAGATTCCAACTGGCTTCTGAGCTACACCTTAAATCGTCAGCCTCATTTTAAAGAGCAGCCTAAGGATCAGTTAGTCGTATGGGTATACGGATTGTTCACCGATGTGCCGGGGAATTATGTGAAAAAGCCAATGCGGGAATGCACCGGCAAGGAAATTACGGAGGAGTGGCTGTATCATATGGGCGTGCCGGAGGCAGAGATTCCTAAACTGGCTGCTGAATCTGCTCGCAGCATTCCGTGTATGATGCCTTATATCACTGCATTTTTCATGCCGAGAGCGGCAGGTGACCGGCCAAAGGTGGTGCCGGAGGGCTGCACAAACTTTGCCTTTATTGGTCAGTTTGCGGATACGGTGCGGGATACCGTATTTACTACCGAATACTCGGTGCGCACGGCCATGGAAGCCGTTTATACCCTGCTGAACGTAGACCGAGGAGTGCCAGAGGTCTTTAACTCTTGTTATGATGTCCGGGTGTTGCTGGATTCTACCTGCAAGCTGATGGACGGGAAAAAAGTTATTGACATGAAGCTGCCGTTCATTGCCAATTTAGCCAAAAAGACGGTGTTGAAGAAAATTTCAGGCACGGTCATCGAAGAACTGTTAAAAAAGTACAACGCTATATAA
- the dnaJ gene encoding molecular chaperone DnaJ translates to MADKRDYYEVLGIQKGASESEIKSAFRKMAMKYHPDKNPDNKEAEEKFKEVNEAYSVLSDPDKKSKYDKFGHAGVDPSAGFGGGAGFGGFEDIFDMFGGMFSGFGGSGGSRRRNGPMKGRDLQQEVAISFEEAAFGAKKQLKLTKYVECEKCHGSGAAEGSSKKSCPTCNGTGEVRTTQRTPFGQFQSVNTCQNCGGSGQVIETPCTECSGSGKVRKTVTISVDIPAGVDNDSIISIRGQGEPGTNGGPNGDLYVVIRVRAHSLFKRDGQDLWLEMPISYAQAALGDDITVPTLSEKVSYNIPAGTQPGTVFRLKGKGIRGLKTARMGDLYVKVVLEVPTKLNADQKKKIKELGDILDNENHGKKKSFSDKMKDLFK, encoded by the coding sequence ATGGCAGATAAGAGAGATTATTATGAAGTCCTTGGGATTCAGAAGGGCGCCAGCGAGAGTGAGATAAAGAGTGCATTCCGAAAGATGGCCATGAAGTATCATCCGGATAAGAATCCTGATAACAAGGAAGCTGAAGAAAAATTTAAAGAGGTAAACGAGGCGTATAGTGTTCTTTCCGACCCTGACAAGAAGAGTAAGTACGATAAGTTCGGTCATGCCGGCGTAGATCCAAGTGCAGGTTTTGGCGGCGGCGCAGGCTTTGGCGGTTTTGAAGATATATTCGATATGTTTGGAGGCATGTTCAGCGGCTTCGGCGGCAGTGGGGGCTCCAGACGGCGAAATGGACCGATGAAGGGCCGGGATTTGCAGCAGGAGGTGGCTATTTCCTTTGAAGAGGCTGCTTTTGGTGCCAAGAAGCAACTTAAACTGACGAAATACGTTGAGTGTGAGAAGTGTCACGGGTCCGGAGCGGCAGAAGGCTCGTCTAAGAAGTCCTGTCCGACCTGTAATGGTACAGGGGAAGTGCGGACCACTCAGCGGACTCCGTTTGGACAGTTCCAAAGTGTGAACACTTGCCAGAATTGCGGTGGATCCGGCCAAGTCATTGAGACCCCTTGTACGGAGTGCAGTGGCAGCGGAAAGGTCCGCAAGACGGTGACGATTTCCGTGGATATCCCGGCAGGGGTAGACAATGATTCCATCATCTCCATCCGGGGACAGGGAGAGCCAGGGACCAACGGAGGGCCAAATGGCGATTTATATGTCGTGATTCGGGTAAGAGCACACAGTCTCTTTAAACGAGATGGTCAAGATTTATGGCTGGAGATGCCGATTTCTTATGCTCAGGCTGCTTTGGGTGATGATATCACCGTACCGACCTTGAGTGAAAAGGTGTCCTACAATATTCCGGCGGGAACCCAGCCGGGTACGGTGTTCCGCTTAAAGGGGAAGGGCATTAGAGGGCTGAAAACCGCCAGAATGGGTGACTTGTACGTGAAAGTTGTCTTAGAAGTGCCAACCAAGTTAAACGCAGATCAGAAAAAGAAGATTAAAGAACTGGGCGATATTCTGGACAACGAAAATCATGGAAAGAAAAAGAGCTTTTCGGATAAGATGAAAGACCTCTTTAAATGA
- the dnaK gene encoding molecular chaperone DnaK, translating into MGKVIGIDLGTTNSCVSVLEGGEPVVIANAEGNRTTPSVVGFTKGGERLVGETAKRQAITNPDRTIASIKTYMGSDHKVEIDGKQYTPQDISAMILGKLKADAESYLGGKVTEAVITVPAYFTDAQKQATKDAGKIAGLDVKRIINEPTAASLAYGLDKDNGHHKILVYDLGGGTFDVSILELGDGVFEVLATNGDTKLGGDNFDKVLIDYMADTFGKEHGIDLRSDKMAHQRLKEAAEKAKKELSSSQTANINLPFITVSADGPLHMDMDITRAKFDQLTSDLVNRTIEPMQKAMKDAGVTNADIAKVILVGGSTRIPAVQDAVKRVTGKEPFKGINPDECVAVGAAIQAGVLTGEVNDVLLLDVTPLSLSIETLGGVATKLIERNTTIPTKKSQVFSTAADNQTAVDIHVMQGEREMAAGNITLGRFQLSGIPPAPRGIPQIEVTFDIDANGIVNVSAKDMGTGKEQRITITSSNKLSEEEIQAKVKEAEQFAEDDKQKKEEIEVRNRAETLVYETEKNLKDLDASLSEDEKASILAAKDELSKALEANNLEEIKEKTDKLTEQFHAISAKMYQQAQAAQQGGAAGFDPNMAGGMGGAAPEGDAPKHDNVVDADYEVVDEDK; encoded by the coding sequence GGAGGGCGGTGAGCCTGTAGTAATAGCTAACGCAGAAGGAAATCGAACCACACCGTCAGTGGTAGGCTTCACCAAAGGTGGAGAACGTCTAGTAGGTGAAACGGCGAAGAGACAGGCCATCACTAACCCGGATCGGACTATTGCGTCCATCAAGACGTACATGGGTTCCGACCACAAGGTAGAAATTGACGGAAAACAGTATACACCACAGGATATTTCAGCGATGATTCTAGGCAAGCTAAAGGCTGATGCGGAAAGCTACTTGGGCGGAAAGGTAACGGAAGCGGTTATTACCGTACCAGCTTACTTTACAGACGCTCAGAAGCAGGCCACAAAAGACGCTGGCAAGATTGCCGGTTTAGATGTAAAGCGAATCATCAACGAACCGACAGCTGCATCTTTGGCTTATGGATTGGATAAGGATAATGGACATCACAAGATTTTAGTATATGACCTGGGAGGCGGTACCTTCGACGTATCCATCCTGGAGTTGGGCGATGGCGTATTTGAAGTGCTGGCTACTAACGGCGACACCAAGCTGGGCGGCGATAACTTCGACAAAGTACTCATTGACTACATGGCTGATACCTTTGGCAAAGAGCACGGTATCGACTTGAGAAGTGACAAAATGGCACACCAGAGATTGAAGGAAGCAGCAGAAAAGGCCAAGAAAGAGCTGTCTAGCTCGCAGACTGCCAACATCAACTTGCCGTTTATCACTGTAAGTGCAGATGGTCCGCTGCATATGGATATGGATATCACCAGAGCTAAGTTCGATCAGCTGACTTCTGATTTAGTAAATAGAACAATTGAGCCGATGCAGAAGGCGATGAAGGATGCCGGCGTGACCAATGCAGACATCGCTAAGGTTATTCTGGTAGGCGGTTCCACTCGAATTCCAGCGGTTCAGGATGCTGTAAAGCGGGTGACTGGAAAAGAACCGTTCAAGGGCATCAACCCGGATGAATGTGTAGCCGTTGGTGCTGCTATTCAGGCTGGTGTACTGACTGGTGAGGTAAATGATGTATTATTGTTGGATGTAACACCACTTTCCCTGTCCATCGAGACACTGGGCGGCGTTGCCACCAAGCTTATTGAGAGAAATACTACCATTCCTACAAAGAAGAGCCAGGTATTCTCTACTGCTGCGGACAATCAGACTGCTGTTGATATTCACGTAATGCAGGGTGAACGAGAGATGGCGGCAGGAAACATCACCTTAGGACGCTTCCAGCTTTCCGGTATTCCACCTGCTCCTCGCGGCATTCCGCAGATTGAAGTTACTTTCGACATCGATGCCAACGGTATCGTTAATGTAAGTGCTAAGGATATGGGTACAGGCAAGGAACAGCGGATTACCATCACATCCTCTAACAAGCTTTCTGAGGAAGAAATCCAGGCTAAGGTTAAGGAAGCAGAGCAGTTTGCTGAAGATGACAAGCAGAAGAAGGAAGAGATTGAAGTTCGCAACAGAGCAGAAACTCTGGTATATGAAACTGAAAAGAATCTGAAAGACCTGGATGCCAGCTTATCCGAAGATGAAAAGGCCAGCATTTTAGCAGCCAAGGATGAGCTGTCCAAGGCTCTGGAGGCTAACAATCTGGAAGAGATTAAAGAGAAGACCGACAAGCTAACCGAGCAGTTCCACGCGATTTCAGCCAAGATGTATCAGCAGGCTCAGGCCGCTCAGCAGGGCGGAGCAGCAGGCTTTGATCCAAACATGGCAGGCGGTATGGGCGGAGCAGCACCTGAGGGAGACGCTCCGAAACACGACAACGTAGTTGACGCCGATTATGAAGTGGTGGATGAAGACAAATAG